The following is a genomic window from Canis lupus familiaris isolate Mischka breed German Shepherd chromosome 10, alternate assembly UU_Cfam_GSD_1.0, whole genome shotgun sequence.
aaactgaactAAAAAGTACTGGTTAATAATACACACACTGAAGTATTTGGTGGGGGAGAGCACTGATGTCTACAACTGTCTTTGGACGTAATCTAAAAATAAGGTGGCTTGAGGGATGGAGACAGATGCGGGGACACAGGGTAAAACAGGTGACTGGGCGGCCGGGGTGCAGCTCACTGACCTTTTCTGCATCGGACACTTCCTAACGGGATGCTTGGGAACACTCAGTGGCGCATCGCTGTCAGCTTCGGAACAGGGGCGCCTTAGGTTCAAGGGCGGGGGTCACTGCAGAGGATGGTCGTGGCCCATCACAGCACGTCCCTCATTCTGCGCGCACGTGACCAGCTTTGGGCCGGGATTCGGACAGGCGCACGCACATCACGAGCCCCATCCGCCGCGGCGACCCGGGGCACCgggcccccagcaggccccgcaCTCCGGGAAGCCGCGGGGACCTGGCGGTCCTGGCCCAGACTGCGCGCAGGTGCCGCCCCAGCCTCGGGGGCTCCGGGGGGTCGGCGGGCAGGCCCACGGAGTCACGACGCGGGAGGCTGCGGACACGACCCCGCGGGGGACCACAGGCAGACACCCGGCATCGCGGGGCAACGTCCCGACCCGGCTGGAATCCGAGCCGACGACGGCAGGTGTTGGCCCTGACGCGAGCGGCGAGAGCCGCCGGGACAGGGTCCCCCCGCCTGCGCGCCACGCCCGTCCGAGCGGCACCCCCGGAAGCCCCGACCCCCGCCTGACCGACCTCCCCGGAAGTTCCGCCTCCTGGCTCCGGCCGCTCTGGCCCGCGCGGGCCCTTCTCGTTGGTGGGCTGGGCGCCGCTCCGCTGCACGGCGGTCCTCCGGCCGCCAGAGGCGCCGACGCGATGGCAGGGCCCCTCTGGCCCGCAGCTGCCGCTCCACTGCTTCGCGGCGCGGTCCCTTCCGGCGCCAGGCGTCTGCCTCCGGGCTGTTCCCCCGGCAACGCCTCGGAACCGTTCCCCCGGCAACGCGCGGCGGGCGCAGTCCCAGCCGCCATGGACGCGCTGTCGGGCGCCGGGCCTCGCCGGGCTCGCGGCCGCCTGGGCGCGGCGTCCCCCGGAGCGCGGGCTGCGGGAGCACCGTGGGCGCGCTTCTCGGCCTGGCTGGAGTGCGTGTGCGTGGTCACTTTCGACCTGGAGCTGGGCCAGGCGCTGGAGGTGAGCGGGCCGCGCGGGGGCGGcggcatggggggagggggcggcggggcgggggacgcgcccagcccccgccccccgcatccCGGGAGCAGCCCTGGGACCGACCCTTCGCAAGCCCGGCGCCGGTCACTCCTCAAAGTGCCCTCCCCGAACAGAGGACGAAGGGTCCGATTGCCAGGACGTCCCCCGAGACCAGGAGAGCGGGCCCTGCCCTCGGGGTGCCCGGCGGGTCTCTGGCCTCCACCCTCCGTGCCGCGGGGTCACTCGATGGGAGTCCGCTCTGGCGCGGtcacccccttcccccctccacaCTCCCCGGCCGACGTTTGCGGCCGCGCGGCCTCCTCCGCCCACACCTCCGCGTTCACCAGGCCTCACACGCAGGCTGGGGCCCTTTCCAGCCCGCAGGCGTCCTGCTCACCAGCTGCACCCGCTCGGGGGCCTGGGGTGCCCCATTGCCTGcaggccccccacccaccctgggcagcctcccttcctccctgcgtCCCCGGCCCTGTCACAAGGTCGTTCCTATGTCCCGAGGTCAGGACACAGACCCGGGAGCTGTGCGCggccagggggccaggggcaTGTGCCAAGGCTGTGCTGACTCCTGAGAGCCTGTGGGAGACCCCAGTCTTCCAAACAGAAAGGGCGGACCCTTGTCAAGAACTTTGGGATCCGCCTGGCCAGCCCATCCCCACCAGGCGGGCGTTGCTGCTGCAGCCCCGTGGAGCACCCGGAGGTGACAGATCTGCCTGGGGCTGCAGAGCCCACATCCTCACTGTTGCTCACATTCCTTGGAAAATCACAGAAGTTAAGAGCTTTTTCTGTGTCCTTAGGGCATTCTTAAGTATATTTTTCTAGAACTTTTAGAAAGCTGATTCTCAGCAAGTCCTGTTCAAGGCTCTGTGACTTTCTGAGCCTTTGGTGAGGGTGCACAGCTCTGGCCGGGGGTTTTGGGGACGCAGGGCCTCTCTGAATCGTGAGGTCTGTGTGGGAGTCTGGCCGTGAGCCTATCAGCAGCACAGCCACACGGTCCTCATCAGGTTTGCCTCTTGCTTGGGGTCATTTCACCTGCTCAGTGCTCACCCATCTTGGACTGCCTGAGCAATGCAGACCTCGCAGCATCGTCCACGGTGCACAAATGTGGACGGCAGACCCAGAGGCTGCCTTCCAGGAGCTGGTGATCCACAGACACTGGACAAATGCAGCTCAGAGGGAGGGGCCGGGCATGGCTggtcttggaggaggaggaggagagaggcaggcggGGAAGAAGGGACTGCTTGACGGAAACTGTTCCTCAGAAAAGGCAGCAACAATGAAGGCCAGGAGCTCTCCACTCACTCATCCACTAAATCCAGTAAAGCAGCCAGGCTTTGCCCTGTAGGAGCTCACGTTCTGTGCTAGGGACACAGTGGTTTGGGACCCCCAGTGCGCATGGGATACAGGGAGGGGGTTCCAGGCTGATAGGTGCAGTGAAGCCTGCGGGTGAGGCAGGGCCTTGGGGGTAGGTGCGGGACGGGAACCTGTGGATAAGCTGAGGAGGGGGCCTGGCTGCGCCTACCCAGCCTCCCTGGGAAGCCTGTGGCATGAGCTCTGCCTGGagagccccagagccccctccACTGTGGTGGTCGTGCCCTCCCACGCCCCAGCTCCGGCACTGCACAGTCCCAGGACCCTTTATAATCGTGAACGTTATTGATgccaaaaaaacctttttttttaagattttatatactcctgagagacccagagagaggcagacacgcaggcagagggagaggcagggtccctgcagggagcccaatgcaggactcgatcccaggactctgggatcacggccttagcctaaggcagacgctgaactgctgagccaccaggcgtcccccCAAGAAGCTTTTTGTACGAATATGTGTCAACGTTTACTGCACTAGAAGTTAAAGCTGAGAAACACAATAGTTATTGAGCTGACGTTAAAATAAAAGTACTCTGTTAACGTAGacgttttcaaaaaaaaaaaaaacatgtagacGTTTTCATGAAAACAGCcatatttccaaaacaaaatttggTGAGAAGAGTAAGAGGAATAGTAGCATTTGATGCTTTcacaatcaattttttttattgaacgGTTTCACTTCAGCTTAAACCGAGCTCCTCCTCAGTGTTGAGTCTGGGGGGACAAGGCAAGTTGGAGCTCCTTGCATGCAAGCCCTGTCTCCTGACCCCCCCCCCATAGACTCCTAGCACTGTGCTCTCTGGAGAGCAAAGGCCAGGGCAGCAGCAAAGCCCAAGGCACACCAGCTCCCAGGAAGACACCTCAGAGGTGCACTGGAGTGAGGGCCGTGGGGCCCCCTGCCTTTTGGGGGGATCCTGTAATGAAATCCGCTCTGGCCCTGGGCCGGCGCATAGAGCTGCTGAGCCCGAGAGCGAGCCTCAGGCCGCAGCTGCTCCAGAGTGTGGCCTGCCTCCTACATCCCTAAGGGCCTGCTGCTGACGCTGCAGGGCTCAGGGTGCTCTCCTAGGGCTCTTGCTGGGGCGGGGGTTACAGGCCAGAAGCTTCCGGGTTCCTGACTAGCAGAGGTTGGGATGAAAGCGCTCGGGATGCTGTCCACAGGCAGGGATGCCACTGTCTTCGGTGCCGTCTGACTCAAGACTAGGAAATGGGGAATCTGGGCAGGCCCCATCTAGGGGAGCAAGCCCTGGGGAACTGTGCAGCCCGAGACCTTCTGGCTAAGTGGAAGGGTTCAGGAGGGGgaacagaggggaggtgggaccTGCAGGCAGAGCCCTGGGGTCACTTGCTGTGGGAAAGAGGcaggtgtgggggtgtgggggttcTGAAAACCACCTCTGGAAGCTCTGGGGACGAACCctggggtgagggaggcagggaggtctCAGCACAGTTGCACGAGGGGAGGGGTGCGAGAAGGGAGTTGGGGAGCTGGCCCGTGTGTGGTAGCTGACAGGAGGGAAGGATGAAGGGGACTCGCGCTGAGAAGGGCCGGAGAAGCCGGAGAGGAGGCGGTGGCCGCCAGGGAAGCATTCCTGTAAGGCAGCAGGTGACTGGGTGCCCT
Proteins encoded in this region:
- the LOC111097618 gene encoding collagen alpha-1(I) chain-like — its product is MAAGTADRAAKQWSGSCGPEGPCHRVGASGGRRTAVQRSGAQPTNEKGPRGPERPEPGGGTSGEVGQAGVGASGGAARTGVARRRGDPVPAALAARVRANTCRRRLGFQPGRDVAPRCRVSACGPPRGRVRSLPRRDSVGLPADPPEPPRLGRHLRAVWARTARSPRLPGVRGLLGARCPGSPRRMGLVMCVRLSESRPKAGHVRAE